GTGTAAACATGAAATGCCTTTTTCATTAAAATTACAGGAAAAATTCAAAGATAAATATGTTGTTTTTTTATTTTTCTCAACTGACAAGGATTCCGTTGCATGGAAACAGATGATTAAAATTCTGCAGATCACAGGAGACCATTACCGTTTGAACAAAGCTGCAAGGAAAGAAATTGACTCTCTTTTTAATGTACGCTTCATTCCAAGATATGTCATTATTGATAAAAATGGCAAAGTGATAGACGATAAAGCCAAACGTCCCAGTAATGAGGAGGTTGTGAAAGAGATTAATGCGTTGCTTTAAATCTCTCATTTTAAAAATCTGATTTATAAATATATAAGTTAACACTGATGAGAAAATTTTCGGGACTTCGCTGCCTGCCCGTCTGTAGCTTGCAAAGTTGGGTTATTCGATTGTCATTCGCTTTGTTTGATTATTTGGTTTTTTATGGGGTTGTGCAATTATTACTGCTGTTGCAGACCGGCATTCTTCATTGCCGTAAATCAATTTCAATTACTTTTGTATCCACTGGCATCTCAATAATTTTTTGTTCTATCATTGGAATATGGGGCACCAAAGTCTTATAACGGTTATTATAAGTCCTTAGAATAACTATTTTCATATTGTATTTATCTAAATTCTGTTGATATCTGAGATTCTTGTCAACAGTGAGTAAAACATCAAAACCTTCTTTTTGCATTTCATCAAGTAATTCTCCATTTTTCTTCTTCGCCCAACCAATCTCAGAAACGGTTTTTACTTCACATTCACTTGAAAATTTATTCGCTAATGGATGTGGCAAATTTTCATCAAGTAATATTTTCTTCATAAATATCAAAGGTTATAAATTTTTCTAATATAGTAAGTAATTTTTCAACTTGCTCAATATTTACAGATGGAAAATCATTTAGAAATTCAGCAATCGTGTCACCACCTTTAATATAGTCAAATAAGTTTTTTACCGGTACTCTGGTTCCTGCAAAAACTGGAGTTCCACTTTGTACATCAGGCGTAATTGTAATAATATTTGAAGTCATAATTATAACATTTTGTATAGTCTTACAAATATAACACTTTTATTTAAGTTTCTTAGGTTTTTTTGCAAAATTCTCCATTGGATGTATATTGCATTTTTAAATGTTATTAGTGAACAGTCAGAGTAAAACCAGTAGCAGTACTCGATCTGCGTTGCTGTTACCGGAAAACAAAAGTTTTATGTAATGTATTTCGTATCTTTTACACATTGCTGTAACTATTAATTTTACA
The genomic region above belongs to Bacteroidales bacterium and contains:
- a CDS encoding DUF5615 family PIN-like protein, whose amino-acid sequence is MKKILLDENLPHPLANKFSSECEVKTVSEIGWAKKKNGELLDEMQKEGFDVLLTVDKNLRYQQNLDKYNMKIVILRTYNNRYKTLVPHIPMIEQKIIEMPVDTKVIEIDLRQ
- a CDS encoding DUF433 domain-containing protein; the encoded protein is MTSNIITITPDVQSGTPVFAGTRVPVKNLFDYIKGGDTIAEFLNDFPSVNIEQVEKLLTILEKFITFDIYEENIT